A DNA window from Phoenix dactylifera cultivar Barhee BC4 unplaced genomic scaffold, palm_55x_up_171113_PBpolish2nd_filt_p 000090F, whole genome shotgun sequence contains the following coding sequences:
- the LOC103710639 gene encoding carboxylesterase 1: MGDVGGAAPAPAKGTSLFLQIVEHPDGTISRPTVPLAPPTVDHHPDSSSVLSKDIPLNPTHKTFIRIYRPNLPSAQKLPIVIFSHGGGFVVFSTASVFYHEFCEQMATAVPALVISLDYRLAPEHRLPAAYEDAVEAVLWVQAQAQAQKPAAGEPWLTSHGDFSRCFLMGSSSGANMAYHAGLRAVALELQPVRLVGLILNQPYFGGAERTPSESASEEDPVVPLRANDMMWRLALPKGADRDHEFCNPVAAPPPRPIGLPSCMVKGCQGDPLIDRQRAFVKMLEEEGVSVVAKLDEGGFHAIELFDPVRRQALFAEVRDFISSTAAADAAAAT; encoded by the coding sequence ATGGGAGACGTCGGCGGCGCAGCCCCTGCCCCGGCCAAGGGCACCAGCCTCTTCCTTCAAATCGTCGAACACCCGGACGGCACTATATCCCGTCCCACCGTCCCCCTCGCTCCCCCCACCGTCGACCACCACCCCGACTCCTCCTCCGTCCTCTCCAAAGACATCCCTCTCAACCCCACTCACAAGACTTTTATCCGGATCTACCGTCCCAATCTCCCCTCCGCCCAGAAGCTCCCCATCGTCATCTTCTCCCATGGCGGCGGTTTCGTGGTATTCAGCACGGCCTCCGTCTTCTACCATGAATTCTGCGAGCAGATGGCCACAGCCGTCCCCGCGCTGGTCATCTCTCTCGACTACCGTCTCGCCCCGGAGCACCGGCTCCCTGCGGCCTACGAGGACGCGGTGGAGGCGGTCCTCTGGGTCCAGGCTCAGGCTCAGGCCCAGAAGCCGGCAGCGGGAGAGCCGTGGCTAACGAGCCACGGGGACTTCTCCCGCTGCTTTCTGATGGGCAGCAGCTCCGGGGCCAATATGGCTTACCACGCCGGGCTGCGTGCCGTGGCCCTGGAGCTGCAGCCCGTAAGGCTGGTTGGACTGATCCTGAACCAGCCTTACTTTGGAGGGGCGGAGAGAACCCCTTCCGAGTCGGCGTCGGAAGAGGATCCGGTCGTTCCCCTCCGCGCCAACGACATGATGTGGCGTCTGGCGCTACCGAAAGGGGCCGACCGAGACCATGAATTCTGCAACCCGGTGGCGGCGCCGCCTCCTCGGCCGATTGGGCTTCCCAGCTGCATGGTGAAGGGCTGCCAAGGGGATCCCCTGATCGACAGGCAGCGGGCGTTCGTGAAGATGCTGGAGGAGGAAGGCGTGAGTGTGGTGGCTAAGCTGGATGAGGGAGGGTTCCATGCCATTGAGCTCTTTGATCCTGTCAGAAGGCAGGCCCTGTTCGCAGAGGTTCGTGATTTCATCTCTTCTACTGCTGCTGCTGATGCCGCTGCCGCCACATGA